A section of the Haliaeetus albicilla chromosome 6, bHalAlb1.1, whole genome shotgun sequence genome encodes:
- the KCNE2 gene encoding potassium voltage-gated channel subfamily E member 2: MAEMRNFTWAVENIFKETFLTYMNGWRKNMTEAADKLQATVAAENLDYVILYLMVMIGMFSFIIVAILVSTVKSKRREHSNDPYHQYIVEDWGEKYKSQVLNREDLKCVIHENLGARDKTSPGSP; encoded by the coding sequence ATGGCTGAAATGCGAAACTTCACTTGGGcggtggaaaatattttcaaggaaaCCTTTCTCACTTACATGAATGGCTGGAGGAAAAACATGACGGAAGCGGCAGATAAATTGCAAGCCACAGTTGCTGCTGAAAACTTGGACTATGTTATCCTTTATTTGATGGTGATGATTGGGATGTTCTCCTTCATTATTGTGGCGATCTTGGTGAGTACTGTGAAATCAAAGAGGCGAGAGCACTCCAATGACCCATATCATCAGTACATCGTTGAGGACTGGGGCGAGAAGTATAAGAGCCAGGTTCTGAATCGAGAAGACCTCAAGTGCGTGATCCACGAAAACTTGGGTGCAAGGGACAAAACAAGCCCTGGATCACCCTGA